A single window of Nicotiana sylvestris chromosome 3, ASM39365v2, whole genome shotgun sequence DNA harbors:
- the LOC104230274 gene encoding probable UDP-arabinopyranose mutase 1, translated as MAPILNGEVDIVIPTIRSLDFLENWRPFFEPYHLIIIQDGDPTKVIKVPQGFDYELYNRDDINRILGPKASCISFKDGACRCFGFLVSKKKFIYTIDDDCFVAKDPSGKDIDALAQHLDNLTKPSTPYFFNTLYDPYREGADFVRGYPFSLREGVPTAVSHGLWLNIPDYDAPTQLVKPRERNTRYVDAVMTIPKGTLYPMCAMNLAFNRELVGPAMYFGIMGDGQPLGRYDDMWAGWCSKVVCDHLGYGVKTGLPYLWHSKASNPFVNLKKEFKGLFWQEEMIPFFQSVVLPKECTNAQQCYLELAKMVKEKLGPIDPYFHNFAAAMVTWIEAWEEFNAPAKAKIDSVKSA; from the exons ATGGCTCCTATTTTGAATGGTGAGGTAGACATTGTGATACCAACAATAAGAAGCTTGGACTTCTTGGAAAATTGGAGGCCATTCTTTGAGCCATATCATTTGATCATCATTCAAGATGGAGATCCTACCAAGGTGATTAAGGTCCCTCAGGGCTTCGATTATGAGCTCTACAATCGCGATGACATTAATAGGATTCTTGGTCCTAAGGCTAGTTGCATCTCTTTCAAGGATGGTGCTTGTCGTTGCTTCGGGTTCTTGGTTTCCAAGAAGAAGTTCATTTACACCATTGATGATGATTGCTTT GTGGCAAAGGATCCAAGTGGGAAAGATATTGATGCATTGGCACAACATCTTGACAATCTGACAAAACCATCCACACCCTACTTCTTCAACACTCTGTATGATCCATACAGAGAAGGCGCTGATTTCGTTCGAGGGTATCCATTTAGCTTGAGGGAAGGTGTGCCAACTGCTGTGTCCCATGGCCTGTGGCTTAACATCCCTGATTATGATGCTCCTACTCAGCTTGTCAAGCCTCGTGAGCGTAATACCAG GTATGTGGATGCTGTGATGACaatcccaaaagggacactctaTCCCATGTGTGCTATGAATCTTGCATTTAACAGAGAACTTGTTGGTCCTGCTATGTATTTTGGGATTATGGGAGATGGCCAACCTCTTGGCAGATATGATGATATGTGGGCTGGTTGGTGTTCTAAG GTGGTGTGTGATCATTTGGGCTATGGAGTGAAGACAGGGTTGCCATACCTGTGGCACAGTAAGGCTAGCAATCCATTTGTGAATTTGAAGAAGGAATTCAAAGGGTTGTTCTGGCAAGAAGAGATGATTCCCTTCTTCCAATCTGTTGTCTTACCAAAGGAATGCACTAATGCCCAACAATGCTACCTTGAGCTGGCTAAGATGGTGAAGGAAAAGCTTGGTCCAATTGATCCCTATTTCCACAATTTTGCTGCTGCTATGGTCACTTGGATTGAGGCTTGGGAAGAATTCAATGCACCAGCAAAGGCTAAGATTGACTCTGTGAAATCTGCTTAG
- the LOC104230276 gene encoding SUMO-activating enzyme subunit 1B-1-like produces the protein MGTEGEQLTEQETAIYDRQIRVWGVDAQRRLSKSHVFVSGLKGTCVEFCKNIVLAGVGSLTLNDDRLVTEELLLANFLIPPDENVFRGKSIAELCCDSLKDFNPMVSVSVEKGALSNFDADFFQKFDVVVVSCCSLLTKKSVNAKCHKSPKRVAFYSVECRDSCGEIFVDLQKYSYCKKKNEETMECTLQYPSFEEAIAVPWRSLPKRMSKLYFAMRVIERFEELEGRNPGETSADDLPNVQKLRKELCEAHCLNESQIPDSLLQRLIASRSEFPPVCAIIGGILGQEVIKAISGKGDPLKNFFFFDAMDGKGIIEDISNVNS, from the exons ATGGGAACGGAAGGTGAACAATTGACGGAGCAGGAAACTGCCATTTATGATCGTCAAATTAGGGTTTGGGGTGTTGATGCCCAGAGAAG GCTCAGCAAATCTCATGTATTTGTCAGTGGACTGAAAGGAACTTGTGTTGAG TTCTGCAAGAATATTGTTTTAGCTGGAGTAGGTAGTTTGACGCTAAATGATGATCGCTTGGTAACAGAAGAGCTATTATTAGCTAATTTCTTAATTCCTCCCGATGAAAATGTATTCCGTGGGAAGTCCATTGCTGAGCTTTGCTGTGATTCATTGAAGGATTTCAACCCTATGGTTTCTGTTTCGGTAGAGAAAG GCGCTCTCTCCAATTTTGACGCTGATTTCTTTCAGAAgtttgatgttgttgttgttagctGTTGCTCCCTTTTGACGAAA AAATCAGTAAATGCTAAGTGTCACAAGTCGCCAAAGCGTGTTGCATTTTACAGCGTAGAATGCCGAGACTCCTGTGGTGAGATATTTGTTGACTTGCAGAAGTACAGCTACTGTAAG AAAAAAAATGAAGAGACAATGGAATGCACATTGCAGTATCCAAGTTTTGAG GAAGCCATTGCAGTCCCCTGGAGATCACTACCCAAGAGGATGTCAAAGCTATACTTTGCAATGAGAG TTATAGAAAGGTTTGAAGAGCTTGAGGGCCGGAATCCTGGAGAAACTTCTGCTGATGACCTTCCAAATGTTCAGAAGTTGAGAAAGGAACTCTGTGAGGCACAT TGCTTAAACGAATCTCAGATCCCAGATTCTCTTCTgcaaagattgatagcaagtagAAGCGAATTTCCTCCTGTCTGTGCAATCATAGGAGGAATTCTTGGACAG GAGGTGATAAAAGCAATATCTGGCAAAGGAGATCCTCTTAAgaactttttcttctttgatgCCATGGATGGTAAAGGGATAATAGAAGATATATCTAATGTCAACAGCTGA
- the LOC104230273 gene encoding ABC transporter G family member 11, which translates to MRNTSSSTTSANDVMMEIEASKPQGHGIVVGGLSPLSETLWKEKTNTEFIGDVSARLAWKDLTVMVTLNNGETQNVLEGLTGYAEPGTFTALMGPSGSGKSTLLDALSGRLAANAFLAGRILLNGRKANLSFGTAAYVTQDDTLIGTLTVRETISYSAQLRLPDRMPWSEKRTLIESTIIEMGLQDCADTVIGNWHLRGISGGEKRRVSIALEILMRPRLLFLDEPTSGLDSASAFFVTQTLRGLSRDGRTVIASIHQPSSEVFELFDRLYLLSGGKTVYFGQASEAYEFFAQAGFPCPALRNPSDHFLRCINSDFDKVKATLKGSMKLRFESNEDPLDKTTTAEAIRTLVDYYRRSQYSYSANERVEEMSKVKGTVLDSGGSQASFFMQSFTLTKRSFVNMSRDFGYYWLRLVIYLVVTICIGTIYLNVGTSYSSILARGACASFVFGFVTFMSIGGFPSFVEDMKVFQRERMNGHYGVTAFVVSNTLSAMPFLILITFLSGTVCYFMVRLHPGFTHYLFFVVCLYASVTVVESLMMVIASIVPNFLMGIIIGAGIQGIFMLVSGYFRLPNDIPKPFWRYPMSYLSFHFWALQGQYQNDLMGLVFDNSSPDLPKIPGEFILEQIFQIDLNRSKWIDVSVIFVMIITYRIIFFIMIKINEDVTPWIRGYIARRKMQQKNGNQKQTIAPYGLTQSPSLRAYVGNNHGSNSNRH; encoded by the exons ATGAGAAACACGTCATCATCAACAACATCAGCAAATGATGTGATGATGGAAATTGAAGCAAGTAAACCACAAGGTCATGGTATTGTTGTAGGTGGATTAAGTCCTTTAAGTGAAACATTATGGAAAGAAAAAACAAACACAGAGTTTATTGGAGATGTTTCGGCTCGTTTAGCTTGGAAAGATCTGACTGTAATGGTTACTCTTAATAATGGAGAAACACAAAATGTTTTAGAAGGACTTACTGGTTATGCTGAACCTGGTACTTTTACTGCTTTGATGGGTCCTTCTGGTTCTGGCAAATCTACACTTCTTGATGCTTTATCTGGTCGTCTTGCTGCTAATGCTTTTCTCGCTGGACGAATTTTACTAAATGGTCGTAAAGCTAATCTTTCTTTTGGAACCGCC GCATATGTAACACAAGACGATACGTTGATTGGAACTTTAACAGTTCGGGAAACAATATCGTACTCAGCTCAACTACGGCTACCTGATCGGATGCCGTGGTCGGAGAAACGGACATTGATTGAAAGCACTATTATTGAAATGGGACTTCAAGATTGTGCTGATACAGTTATTGGGAACTGGCACTTGCGTGGTATAAGTGGAGGTGAAAAGAGGAGAGTTAGTATTGCACTTGAGATTCTTATGAGACCTAGATTGCTTTTTCTTGATGAGCCAACTAGCGGTCTTGACAG tgCTTCGGCTTTCTTCGTTACACAGACGTTGCGTGGACTGTCCAGAGATGGAAGAACTGTGATAGCTTCAATTCATCAGCCGAGTAGTGAAGTATTTGAGTTGTTTGACAGATTATATTTGCTTTCTGGAGGCAAAACAGTTTACTTTGGTCAGGCTTCTGAAGCATATGAG TTTTTTGCACAAGCTGGATTTCCTTGTCCTGCTTTGAGAAATCCATCAGATCATTTCCTACGTTGTATCAACTCTGATTTCGACAAAGTTAAGGCAACTCTAAAAGGGTCGATGAAGCTACGG TTTGAGTCCAATGAGGATCCTCTTGACAAAACAACAACAGCTGAAGCTATACGCACTCTAGTTGACTATTATCGTCGTTCTCAGTACAGTTACTCAGCTAACGAAAGGGTTGAAGAAATGTCGAAAGTT AAAGGAACAGTGCTGGATTCTGGAGGAAGTCAGGCTAGTTTCTTCATGCAGTCCTTCACCTTAACCAAACGTTCCTTTGTTAACATGTCAAGAGACTTTGGTTATTACTGGTTGAGGCTTGTCATCTACTTAGTGGTCACTATCTGCATTGGAACTATCTATCTTAATGTTGGAACCAGTTATAGTTCCATCCTG GCAAGAGGAGCATGTGCATCATTTGTCTTTGGATTTGTGACATTCATGTCAATTGGAGGATTCCCTTCTTTCGTTGAAGATATGAAG GTTTTTCAAAGAGAGAGGATGAATGGACATTATGGTGTTACTGCATTCGTCGTGAGCAACACCTTATCCGCGATGCCATTCCTGATATTAATCACGTTCCTCTCAGGCACTGTCTGCTATTTCATGGTCCGTTTACACCCGGGTTTCACACACTATTTGTTCTTTGTGGTGTGCCTCTATGCTAGTGTTACTGTTGTCGAAAGTTTGATGATGGTCATAGCTAGTATTGTCCCTAATTTCCTCATGGGTATCATTATAGGTGCTGGAATTCAG GGCATATTTATGCTTGTGTCTGGATACTTTAGACTCCCCAATGACATCCCAAAGCCTTTCTGGCGTTACCCGATGTCTTACCTCAGTTTCCACTTCTGGGCACTACAG GGGCAATATCAAAACGATTTGATGGGGTTGGTGTTTGATAACTCAAGTCCTGATCTTCCAAAGATTCCAGGTGAATTCATACTAGAGCAGATATTCCAGATCGATCTGAACAGATCAAAATGGATAGACGTAAGTGTCATCTTCGTTATGATAATCACCTATCGGATCATCTTCTTTATCATGATCAAGATCAACGAGGATGTCACGCCTTGGATCAGAGGTTACATTGCCAGAAGAAAAATGCAGCAGAAAAATGGGAATCAAAAACAGACTATTGCTCCTTATGGTCTCACTCAATCTCCTTCTCTTAGAGCCTACGTGGGAAATAACCATGGATCAAATAGCAATCGTCACTAG